From Actinoplanes oblitus, a single genomic window includes:
- a CDS encoding ABC transporter ATP-binding protein, giving the protein MVAMTTTPTTSAGTAVELDTVRKVHGTGDRVVTALDDISISFARGTFTAIMGPSGSGKSTLLHCAAGLDHPTSGRITVAGHDIGAMDEDRRTVLRRDHIGFVFQDGNLVASLTAAQNVELPMRFAGRRPDPAAVHAALARVGLADRTGHRPGQLSGGQRQRVALARALITRPDVLFADEPTGALDTTTSGEVLALLRKLVDDERQTTIMVTHDPVAASYADVVVFLKDGQIAGRLTPRRPDPAIPELIAAHMTRLEN; this is encoded by the coding sequence ATGGTCGCCATGACGACGACGCCAACGACCTCGGCCGGCACGGCAGTGGAGCTCGACACCGTCCGCAAGGTCCACGGGACCGGCGACCGGGTGGTGACCGCGCTCGACGACATCTCGATCAGCTTCGCCCGCGGCACCTTCACCGCCATCATGGGTCCCTCCGGATCGGGCAAGTCGACCCTGCTGCACTGCGCCGCCGGGCTCGACCATCCCACCTCCGGCAGGATCACGGTGGCCGGACACGACATCGGCGCGATGGACGAGGACCGCCGCACCGTCCTGCGTCGCGACCACATCGGATTCGTCTTCCAGGACGGCAACCTGGTCGCCTCGCTGACCGCCGCGCAGAACGTCGAACTGCCGATGCGGTTCGCCGGCCGACGGCCCGACCCCGCCGCGGTGCACGCCGCGCTGGCCCGGGTCGGACTCGCCGACCGTACCGGGCACCGGCCCGGCCAGCTCTCCGGTGGACAGCGGCAACGGGTCGCCCTGGCGCGCGCGCTGATCACCCGCCCGGACGTGCTCTTCGCCGACGAGCCGACCGGCGCCCTGGACACCACCACCTCCGGTGAGGTGCTGGCCCTGCTCCGGAAACTCGTCGACGACGAACGACAGACCACGATCATGGTGACCCACGATCCGGTCGCCGCCTCGTACGCCGATGTCGTGGTCTTCCTCAAGGACGGGCAGATCGCCGGCCGGTTGACGCCGCGCCGGCCGGACCCCGCGATCCCCGAGCTCATCGCCGCGCACATGACCCGGCTGGAGAACTGA
- a CDS encoding hemopexin repeat-containing protein has product MTDQAFTVSLDPGTPQVRPLFAISPSLPESIEAQLKPVRIALDVAPSAFPARLGGFASPADSPYARRKGAFGCAVRGFGGTADRIWFFRGKRYLRYFEKPERRDETSDWLPIAGNWNLPPAFANRVDAVLTGGIPPFEGHVWLFSGDQYLRYDPNDDVVIIGAQPIEGNWGLPPEFCSDLDAAVHGVGPFLGIVWFFKGGRYVRYNLRDDVTEFGPADIGLKWNGWPDAFADGVDFAFYGTGPHENHLHFFRGDQFIRYDLDADRVVDGPVKATEGWPALGRFMPVPQLFLDERYKLFTFHGQLGNGGMVDNKKIEARSRTEVWIITRRQEQVDTKTSSNVLESNSQQVVDNFADQVRRDDAEQRSRDDYDYGTDASFHGEAEATGLTGGEVDADLHVRGQTHDVRSSFAKAVGRQIDRAKQESQERHTQQVRMEESDKSINQQTEIGFRQVVDNASSAESLNFVLFQLTQEYILVLSLVDAQLVFRNGDDRATVAAPIRDMRRLLDSVVEDPGVRADVARAVTAALTAVTDATTDTERSLLNAAGTAVDPKVRTTFQVTDTEGRPVRAIAVDGIVVGVDRPVVLTPNTAIAPIGVF; this is encoded by the coding sequence ATGACCGATCAAGCGTTCACGGTGTCCCTCGACCCGGGCACACCACAGGTGAGACCCCTTTTCGCCATCTCGCCCTCGCTGCCGGAGAGCATCGAGGCGCAGCTCAAACCGGTACGGATCGCGCTCGATGTGGCGCCGTCGGCCTTCCCGGCGCGACTGGGCGGCTTCGCGAGCCCGGCCGATTCGCCGTACGCCCGGCGCAAGGGCGCGTTCGGCTGCGCGGTCCGGGGTTTCGGCGGTACCGCTGATCGCATCTGGTTCTTTCGTGGCAAGCGGTACCTGAGGTACTTCGAGAAGCCGGAACGCCGCGACGAGACGTCCGACTGGTTGCCGATCGCCGGCAACTGGAACCTGCCGCCGGCCTTCGCCAACCGGGTCGACGCGGTGCTCACCGGCGGCATCCCGCCGTTCGAGGGGCACGTCTGGCTGTTCAGCGGCGACCAGTACCTGCGTTACGACCCGAACGACGACGTCGTGATCATCGGCGCCCAGCCGATCGAGGGCAACTGGGGCCTGCCGCCGGAGTTCTGCTCCGACCTGGACGCGGCGGTCCACGGTGTCGGCCCGTTCCTCGGCATCGTCTGGTTCTTCAAGGGCGGCAGGTACGTCCGCTACAACCTGCGGGACGACGTCACCGAGTTCGGCCCGGCCGACATCGGCCTGAAGTGGAACGGCTGGCCGGACGCCTTCGCCGACGGGGTGGACTTCGCGTTCTACGGCACCGGACCGCACGAGAACCACCTCCACTTCTTCCGCGGCGACCAGTTCATCAGGTACGACCTGGACGCCGACCGGGTGGTGGACGGCCCGGTCAAGGCCACCGAGGGCTGGCCCGCCCTGGGCCGGTTCATGCCGGTGCCGCAGCTGTTCCTCGACGAGCGGTACAAGCTGTTCACCTTCCACGGCCAGCTGGGCAACGGCGGCATGGTCGACAACAAGAAGATCGAGGCGCGCAGCCGTACCGAGGTCTGGATCATCACCCGCCGCCAGGAGCAGGTCGACACGAAGACCTCGTCGAACGTGCTGGAGAGCAACTCGCAGCAGGTCGTCGACAACTTCGCCGACCAGGTCCGGCGGGACGACGCCGAGCAGCGCAGCCGCGACGACTACGACTACGGCACCGATGCCTCGTTCCACGGCGAGGCCGAGGCCACCGGCCTCACCGGCGGCGAGGTGGACGCCGACCTGCACGTGCGGGGCCAGACCCACGACGTGCGGTCGTCGTTCGCCAAGGCCGTCGGCAGACAGATCGACCGGGCCAAGCAGGAGTCGCAGGAGCGGCACACCCAGCAGGTCCGGATGGAGGAGAGCGACAAGAGCATCAACCAGCAGACGGAGATCGGTTTCCGGCAGGTGGTGGACAACGCGTCGAGCGCCGAGTCGCTCAACTTCGTGCTGTTCCAGCTCACCCAGGAGTACATCCTGGTGCTGAGCCTGGTCGACGCGCAGCTCGTCTTCCGCAACGGCGACGACCGGGCCACCGTCGCGGCCCCGATCCGGGACATGCGCCGGCTGCTCGACTCGGTCGTCGAGGACCCGGGCGTGCGGGCGGACGTGGCGCGGGCGGTGACCGCCGCGCTGACCGCTGTCACCGACGCGACCACCGACACGGAGCGTTCCCTGCTGAACGCCGCCGGGACCGCTGTGGATCCCAAGGTGCGCACCACCTTCCAGGTCACCGACACCGAGGGCCGGCCGGTGCGCGCGATCGCCGTCGACGGCATCGTCGTCGGCGTGGACCGCCCGGTCGTCCTCACCCCCAACACCGCTATCGCCCCCATCGGCGTCTTCTGA
- a CDS encoding AfsR/SARP family transcriptional regulator → MDVRLLGEVQLLAAGRQLDTGTPRQQAVLAALAVEPGRPVPIATLVDRVWGDDPPAEARNVLYSHISRIRGLLRTAVVFGDDDPGRLDRRHAGYVLDIDPERVDLHRFGRLTDLGRDPDRPAADRAAALAQALSLWRGAPLAALTGDWAAGVRQTWQQRRLDTVVAWARAELWLGRTDAVIEAVPPLIAEYPLAEPLEALLMEALHLAGRDAEAMDRYAAVRTRLAEALGADPGPALRALHEAILRGEAPGGARTPPGRAVTVPAQLPPDVYGFAGRTAQLRELDAVRAATPARPVAIDGMAGIGKTTLAVHWAHRAARHFPGGQLYVNLRGFDATGDPVTPAEAVRGFLDALDVPPERVPAGLAARVGLFRSLLAGRRVLILLDNARDAEQVRPLLPGAPGCLAVVTSRNRLAGLVTTAGAHPLALGLPPAGEARDLLAYRIGGRRVAAEPGAADEIVTRCGRLPLALAVVATRAAVAPEVPLAALAGELREAQGGLAEFTDPDLESNVRAVFSWSYRQLSPAAAQLFRRLAGHPGPDLGAPAAAALAGAPVAAVRPVLDELTRAHLLERAAGRYTLHDLLRAYATELAGTLDPEPDRAATRRRVLAYYLHSAYAADLLLNPLRDEPAAGPPPLPAGTTPERPAGQPEALAWFGAEYHVMLAALRGGADDETVWQLAWVLTRYLSYHGRWHDSIEALSAALDAAGRLGEPAKAAFAHRYLGCAYLRLRRLDEADGHLTEALRLYREAGDIVGRAHTHRHQAWLLEVRGRYREALRHAEQAVELFTAAGHRAGRGRGLNAIGWFHAMLGDYAEAVTVCRAALRLQSAAGDRFGQAETWDSLGYASQRLGRHREAIDAYRTAVALYQEFDDRYNEADSTASLGDAYHAAGDVAAARDAWRSAAGLFDLIDHPGAAAVRARADT, encoded by the coding sequence GTGGACGTTCGGCTGCTCGGGGAGGTCCAACTGCTCGCCGCGGGCCGGCAACTCGACACCGGTACCCCGCGGCAGCAGGCGGTGCTGGCCGCGCTGGCCGTCGAACCGGGCCGGCCGGTGCCGATCGCGACGCTCGTCGACCGGGTCTGGGGCGACGACCCGCCGGCCGAGGCCCGCAACGTGCTCTACTCGCACATCAGCCGGATCCGCGGGCTGCTCCGCACGGCGGTCGTGTTCGGCGACGACGACCCTGGGCGGCTCGACCGGCGGCACGCCGGCTACGTCCTCGACATCGACCCGGAGCGGGTCGACCTGCACCGCTTCGGCCGCCTCACCGATCTTGGCCGGGACCCGGACCGCCCGGCGGCCGACCGGGCGGCGGCGCTGGCCCAGGCGCTGAGCCTGTGGCGCGGCGCGCCGCTGGCGGCACTCACCGGTGACTGGGCGGCCGGCGTCCGGCAGACCTGGCAGCAGCGCCGGCTCGACACCGTCGTCGCCTGGGCCCGTGCCGAGTTGTGGCTCGGCCGCACCGACGCGGTGATCGAGGCGGTGCCACCGCTGATCGCCGAGTACCCGCTCGCCGAACCGCTGGAGGCGCTGCTGATGGAGGCGCTGCACCTGGCCGGGCGGGACGCCGAGGCGATGGACCGGTACGCGGCGGTGCGCACCCGGCTGGCCGAGGCGCTGGGTGCCGATCCGGGGCCGGCGCTGCGCGCCCTGCACGAGGCGATCCTGCGCGGCGAGGCGCCCGGCGGGGCCCGCACCCCGCCGGGCCGCGCGGTGACCGTGCCGGCCCAGCTGCCGCCGGACGTCTACGGCTTCGCCGGGCGCACCGCGCAGCTGCGGGAGCTGGACGCGGTCCGCGCGGCGACGCCGGCCCGGCCGGTGGCCATCGACGGGATGGCCGGCATCGGCAAGACCACCCTGGCCGTGCACTGGGCGCACCGTGCCGCGCGGCACTTCCCCGGCGGGCAGCTCTACGTCAACCTGCGCGGTTTCGACGCGACCGGGGACCCGGTCACGCCGGCCGAGGCGGTCCGGGGCTTCCTCGACGCGCTGGACGTGCCGCCGGAGCGCGTCCCGGCCGGCCTGGCGGCCCGGGTGGGCCTGTTCCGCAGCCTGCTGGCCGGGCGGCGGGTGCTGATCCTGCTCGACAACGCCCGCGACGCCGAGCAGGTCCGGCCGCTGCTGCCTGGCGCGCCCGGCTGTCTCGCCGTGGTGACCAGCCGCAACCGGCTGGCCGGGCTGGTCACCACGGCCGGCGCGCATCCGCTGGCGCTCGGGCTGCCACCGGCCGGTGAGGCCCGGGACCTGCTGGCGTACCGGATCGGGGGCCGCCGGGTGGCCGCCGAACCCGGCGCCGCCGACGAGATCGTGACGCGCTGCGGGCGGCTTCCGCTGGCCCTGGCCGTCGTGGCCACCCGCGCGGCCGTGGCACCCGAGGTGCCGCTCGCGGCGCTCGCCGGTGAGCTGCGCGAGGCGCAGGGCGGGCTCGCCGAGTTCACCGATCCGGACCTGGAGAGCAACGTGCGTGCGGTGTTCTCCTGGTCGTACCGGCAACTGAGCCCGGCCGCGGCGCAGCTGTTCCGGCGGCTGGCCGGGCATCCCGGCCCGGACCTCGGCGCCCCGGCCGCGGCCGCGCTGGCCGGCGCGCCGGTCGCCGCGGTCCGCCCGGTGCTGGACGAGCTCACCCGGGCGCACCTGCTGGAGCGGGCGGCCGGCCGGTACACGCTGCACGACCTGCTCCGGGCGTACGCCACCGAGCTGGCCGGCACGCTCGACCCGGAGCCGGACCGGGCCGCCACCCGGCGCCGGGTGCTCGCCTACTACCTGCACAGCGCGTACGCCGCCGACCTGCTGCTCAACCCGCTGCGGGACGAGCCGGCGGCCGGGCCGCCGCCGCTGCCGGCCGGCACCACGCCGGAGCGGCCGGCCGGGCAGCCGGAGGCACTGGCCTGGTTCGGCGCCGAGTACCACGTGATGCTCGCGGCGCTGCGCGGCGGCGCGGACGACGAGACGGTGTGGCAGCTGGCCTGGGTGCTGACCCGGTACCTGTCGTACCACGGCCGGTGGCACGACTCGATCGAGGCGCTGTCCGCGGCGCTGGACGCCGCCGGGCGGCTCGGTGAGCCGGCCAAGGCGGCCTTCGCCCACCGGTACCTGGGTTGCGCGTACCTGCGGCTGCGCCGGCTGGACGAGGCCGACGGCCACCTGACCGAGGCGCTGCGGCTCTACCGGGAGGCGGGCGACATCGTCGGCCGGGCGCACACCCACCGGCATCAGGCGTGGCTGCTGGAGGTGCGCGGCCGGTACCGGGAGGCGTTGCGGCACGCGGAGCAGGCCGTCGAGCTGTTCACCGCGGCCGGGCACCGGGCCGGGCGGGGCCGGGGGCTGAACGCGATCGGCTGGTTCCACGCGATGCTAGGCGACTACGCCGAGGCGGTCACCGTCTGCCGGGCGGCGCTGCGCCTGCAGTCCGCCGCCGGCGACCGGTTCGGGCAGGCCGAGACGTGGGACAGCCTCGGGTACGCCAGCCAGCGCCTGGGCCGGCATCGGGAGGCGATCGACGCGTACCGGACAGCGGTGGCGCTGTACCAGGAGTTTGATGACCGGTACAACGAGGCGGACAGCACGGCCTCGCTGGGCGACGCGTACCACGCGGCCGGTGACGTCGCGGCGGCCCGCGACGCCTGGCGGTCCGCGGCCGGGCTCTTCGACCTGATCGACCATCCGGGCGCGGCGGCCGTCCGCGCCCGGGCCGACACGTGA
- a CDS encoding phage tail protein, whose protein sequence is MSYAVDFDTVSTVGLESSPVAEALAGLRANEARYFKNKYGHVFTVEPASEAGPIIDYVSRILERERGIVIAARPLEATAFQVENIKMAYVFYQDGLSINVMYTVDEGGKRAVGFKLSDGMEVPGELGSFKFARQKSKLAGTIRGSYFVIKNEY, encoded by the coding sequence ATGTCCTACGCGGTGGACTTCGACACCGTGTCGACGGTCGGCCTGGAGTCGTCGCCGGTGGCCGAGGCGCTCGCCGGGCTGCGGGCCAACGAGGCCCGCTACTTCAAGAACAAGTACGGCCACGTCTTCACCGTCGAACCCGCGAGCGAGGCGGGTCCGATCATCGACTACGTGAGCCGGATCCTCGAGCGCGAGCGGGGCATCGTCATCGCCGCCCGGCCGCTGGAGGCCACCGCGTTCCAGGTGGAGAACATCAAGATGGCGTACGTCTTCTACCAGGACGGCCTGTCGATCAACGTGATGTACACCGTCGACGAGGGCGGGAAACGGGCGGTCGGGTTCAAGCTCTCCGATGGCATGGAGGTTCCCGGGGAGCTCGGCTCGTTCAAGTTCGCCCGCCAGAAGTCGAAACTGGCAGGCACCATCCGTGGCTCGTACTTCGTCATCAAGAACGAGTACTGA
- a CDS encoding response regulator: protein MVLAEDSSLLREGLVGILSRFGHEIIAAVADAGAVVTAVHADPPDLLITDVRMPPGNADDGLRAAVALRAALPGLPVLVLSQYVEQSYAAKLLDSGDGAGVGYLLKDRVGAVTDFMAAVGQVAAGETVVDPEVVRQLLRRRPDPLDRLSPREQEVLGLMAEGRSNAHIGAALHISDAGVNKHIGAIFTKLDLPVATDGHRRVLAVLAYLRS from the coding sequence ATAGTCCTGGCCGAAGACTCGTCGCTGCTCCGGGAGGGCCTGGTCGGCATCCTGAGCCGGTTCGGCCACGAGATCATCGCGGCGGTCGCCGACGCCGGCGCCGTGGTGACAGCGGTGCACGCCGACCCGCCGGACCTGCTGATCACCGACGTCCGGATGCCGCCCGGTAACGCCGACGACGGCCTGCGCGCCGCGGTGGCGCTGCGGGCCGCCCTCCCCGGCCTGCCGGTGCTGGTGCTCAGCCAGTACGTCGAGCAGTCCTACGCCGCCAAGCTCCTCGACTCCGGCGACGGCGCCGGGGTGGGATACCTGCTCAAGGACCGGGTCGGCGCGGTCACCGACTTCATGGCCGCCGTCGGTCAGGTGGCGGCCGGCGAGACTGTCGTCGACCCGGAGGTGGTCCGCCAGCTGCTCCGCCGCCGGCCGGATCCGCTGGACCGGCTCAGCCCGCGCGAGCAGGAGGTGCTGGGCCTGATGGCGGAGGGCCGCTCGAACGCCCACATCGGAGCGGCGCTGCACATCAGCGACGCCGGAGTGAACAAGCACATCGGCGCGATCTTCACCAAGCTCGACCTGCCGGTGGCCACCGACGGGCATCGCCGGGTGCTCGCGGTGCTCGCCTACCTGCGCAGCTGA
- a CDS encoding RiPP maturation radical SAM C-methyltransferase: MLIAMPFMSVDRPSIQLGLLRAIGAAHGFPVGTLHANLDFAARVGTDFYRSVADARGPLLGDWLFAPAAFGAAAPDPDGRLLDELGITGARRDRLLRARAEDVPALLDDLVAAHPWDRVEVAGFTCTFQQNTASFALARRLKAAYPRLVTLFGGAGVDDEMGIELLRRVTAIDLIVAGEADTAFPAVLRALSDGVDAATVPGIARREGSGLKVTAAARPQEDLDALPPPDYREYFARAERLGLLSAAQRREVWLPFESSRGCWWGAKHHCTFCGLNATTMSYRSKSPQRLLTEWDTLARRHRTLRFEAVDNILDMRYLTELFPAIADGRHDYEFFYEAKANLTREQLRSLARAGVTRLQPGLESLSSAVLRLMDKGVRAAQNVNLLRWAGYYGITVAWSILWGFPGETAADYAEQAAVVPHLAHLRPPEGSGRIWLERFSPLFRTVRKRTPEKSYRYVYPAGFDLDRLAYFFDDESGDALPDEVYAPLEAAVDDWSRAWSREPRPALTYRAAPGLLEIQDSRHPASAGTYTFDGAIAEVYLACVERPTGVSAIHQRLRRPEFVDEVLAEFARRGLIFRDGSLVLALATPAVPGR; the protein is encoded by the coding sequence GTGCTGATCGCCATGCCGTTCATGAGCGTGGACCGCCCGTCGATCCAGCTCGGCCTGCTGCGGGCGATCGGCGCCGCGCACGGCTTCCCGGTCGGCACGCTGCACGCCAACCTGGACTTCGCGGCCCGGGTGGGCACCGACTTCTACCGGTCGGTCGCCGACGCGCGCGGCCCGCTGCTCGGCGACTGGCTGTTCGCCCCGGCGGCGTTCGGCGCGGCGGCACCCGACCCGGACGGCCGGCTGCTCGACGAGCTAGGCATCACCGGGGCGCGGCGGGACCGGCTGCTGCGCGCCCGGGCCGAGGACGTGCCGGCGCTGCTCGACGACCTGGTCGCGGCGCATCCCTGGGATCGGGTCGAGGTGGCCGGCTTCACCTGCACGTTCCAGCAGAACACCGCGTCGTTCGCGCTGGCCCGGCGGCTGAAGGCGGCGTACCCGCGGCTGGTCACGCTCTTCGGCGGGGCCGGTGTCGACGACGAGATGGGCATCGAGCTGCTGCGCCGGGTGACGGCGATCGACCTGATCGTCGCCGGCGAGGCGGACACCGCGTTCCCGGCGGTGCTGCGCGCGCTGTCCGACGGCGTGGACGCGGCGACCGTACCGGGAATCGCCCGCCGCGAGGGAAGCGGCCTGAAGGTGACGGCGGCCGCGCGCCCGCAAGAGGATCTCGATGCGCTGCCCCCGCCGGACTACCGCGAGTACTTCGCCCGCGCCGAGCGCCTCGGCCTGCTGTCTGCGGCGCAGCGCCGCGAGGTGTGGCTGCCGTTCGAGAGTTCCCGGGGTTGCTGGTGGGGCGCCAAGCATCACTGCACGTTCTGTGGTCTCAACGCGACCACGATGAGTTACCGCAGCAAGTCGCCGCAGCGGCTGCTGACCGAGTGGGACACGCTGGCCCGCCGGCATCGGACGCTGCGTTTCGAGGCCGTCGACAACATCCTCGACATGCGGTACCTCACCGAGCTGTTCCCGGCGATCGCCGACGGGCGCCATGACTACGAGTTCTTCTACGAGGCAAAGGCGAACCTGACCCGGGAGCAGCTGCGGTCGCTGGCCCGCGCCGGGGTGACCCGCCTGCAGCCCGGCCTGGAGTCGCTCAGCTCGGCGGTGCTGCGGCTGATGGACAAGGGCGTGCGGGCCGCACAGAACGTGAACCTGCTGCGCTGGGCCGGTTACTACGGGATAACCGTGGCGTGGAGCATCCTCTGGGGCTTCCCCGGCGAGACCGCCGCTGACTACGCCGAGCAGGCGGCGGTGGTGCCGCACCTGGCGCATCTGCGACCGCCGGAGGGCTCCGGCCGGATCTGGTTGGAACGGTTCAGCCCTCTCTTCCGGACCGTCCGGAAGAGAACACCGGAGAAGAGCTATCGGTACGTGTACCCGGCCGGTTTCGACCTCGACCGGCTCGCCTACTTCTTCGACGACGAGTCGGGCGACGCCCTGCCGGACGAGGTGTACGCCCCGCTGGAAGCCGCGGTGGACGACTGGTCCCGGGCCTGGTCCCGGGAGCCGCGGCCGGCACTGACGTACCGGGCGGCGCCGGGCCTGCTGGAGATCCAGGACAGCCGGCACCCGGCGAGCGCCGGCACGTACACGTTCGACGGGGCGATTGCCGAGGTTTACCTGGCCTGCGTCGAGCGCCCGACCGGGGTGTCCGCGATCCATCAGCGCCTGCGGCGGCCGGAGTTCGTCGACGAGGTGCTCGCCGAGTTCGCCAGGCGCGGCCTGATCTTCCGGGACGGGTCGCTGGTGCTGGCGCTCGCGACCCCGGCGGTGCCCGGACGCTAG
- a CDS encoding FAD-dependent monooxygenase, with protein sequence MKINVIGAGIGGLSAALSLLAAGFDVRVYERATALSEVGAGIQLSPNATRVLHGLGLEKELALTAVKPLAFHQRRWDDGRTLQRAPLGEPVEARFGFPYYHMHRADLLAVLAGALPAERLHFGHRLTGITDRGDRVSAHFAGHADADADVLIGADGIHSPVRAALFGPEEPRFTGCVAYRGLVPADRVRHLPLEVTVDAWLGPGRHFVHYFVSGGRVLNFVAVIEQDAWTHESWTDRGDPADALAAFDGWHPQVREILRAVDETFVWALFDRAPLHRWSRGRVTLLGDACHAMLPFMAQGAAQAIEDGATLAACLAGAGADPAGALRRYETRRLGRTARLQAMSAANKTRFHLPDGPDQRDRDAGLAAGATGWSFDAIAWLYEHQAG encoded by the coding sequence ATGAAGATCAATGTCATAGGCGCCGGGATCGGCGGCCTCAGCGCGGCACTGTCGCTGCTGGCCGCCGGTTTCGACGTGCGGGTGTACGAGCGGGCGACCGCCCTGAGCGAGGTCGGCGCCGGCATCCAGCTCAGCCCGAACGCCACCCGGGTCCTGCACGGGCTCGGCCTGGAGAAGGAGCTCGCGCTCACCGCCGTGAAGCCGCTGGCGTTCCACCAGCGCCGCTGGGACGACGGCCGGACGCTGCAGCGCGCGCCGCTGGGCGAGCCGGTCGAGGCGAGGTTCGGCTTCCCGTACTACCACATGCACCGGGCCGACCTGCTCGCCGTGCTGGCCGGCGCGCTACCCGCCGAGCGGCTCCACTTCGGACACCGACTGACCGGGATCACCGATCGCGGCGACCGGGTGAGCGCGCACTTCGCCGGGCACGCCGACGCCGACGCGGACGTGCTGATCGGTGCGGACGGCATCCACTCGCCGGTGCGGGCAGCACTGTTCGGGCCCGAGGAGCCCCGGTTCACCGGCTGCGTCGCGTACCGCGGGCTGGTGCCCGCCGACCGGGTGCGTCACCTGCCGCTCGAGGTGACGGTGGACGCCTGGCTCGGCCCCGGCCGGCACTTCGTGCACTACTTCGTCAGCGGCGGGCGGGTGCTCAACTTCGTCGCGGTGATCGAGCAGGACGCCTGGACGCACGAGTCCTGGACCGACCGCGGCGACCCGGCGGACGCGCTGGCCGCGTTCGACGGGTGGCATCCCCAGGTCCGCGAGATCCTCCGCGCCGTCGACGAGACGTTCGTCTGGGCGCTGTTCGACCGGGCGCCGCTGCACCGCTGGTCGCGGGGCCGGGTGACGCTGCTCGGTGACGCCTGCCACGCGATGCTGCCGTTCATGGCGCAGGGCGCGGCGCAGGCGATCGAGGACGGCGCCACGCTGGCCGCCTGCCTGGCCGGGGCGGGCGCCGACCCGGCCGGGGCGCTGCGCCGCTACGAGACCCGGCGGCTCGGCCGGACCGCCCGCCTGCAGGCCATGTCGGCGGCGAACAAGACCCGCTTTCACCTGCCCGACGGCCCGGACCAGCGGGACCGCGACGCGGGACTGGCCGCCGGCGCGACCGGCTGGTCGTTCGACGCGATCGCCTGGCTCTACGAACACCAGGCCGGCTAG
- a CDS encoding sensor histidine kinase yields the protein MSYGREVRNRTAWQAMAQRPLGFLLSSWPWRALAYLISGVVVGAVTLGVLAAMIVAGVVSLIVVVGVVPLLATALSGLPVARLERRRLRLVDADRTDDPHQPPAEPGLRSWLRTRLAEPATWRELAFTLIFTTALCWLDLLVLGFAFAVPVILIQAVLQDPAVWPWAIPGGLLLSAWPYTVTSWAGARAALTRIILAPRDRELGERLTEVSRSRARLVGAFEAERARIERDLHDGAQQRLVSLSMRLGLMRLDTDPESPLHQRIGEAQEQLATALAELRDLVRGLNPQVLADNGLVAAIEENTSRFAIPVTVDVRLPGRLPQPVELAAYYVVTETMTNIAKHSGATTARITGRHHADVLTLEITDNGTGGADQGAGTGMTGLADRIGVLDGRMRVSSPPGGPTLIHVEIPCPFG from the coding sequence ATGTCCTACGGTCGTGAGGTGCGAAACCGGACAGCGTGGCAGGCGATGGCCCAGCGCCCGCTCGGCTTCCTGCTCTCGTCCTGGCCGTGGCGTGCTCTCGCGTACCTGATCTCCGGTGTGGTCGTCGGTGCGGTGACGCTCGGCGTCCTGGCCGCGATGATCGTGGCCGGGGTGGTGTCGCTGATCGTCGTGGTCGGCGTGGTGCCGCTGCTCGCGACGGCCCTGTCCGGGCTCCCCGTGGCCCGGCTGGAGCGCCGGCGGCTGCGGCTGGTCGACGCCGACCGCACCGACGACCCGCATCAGCCGCCGGCCGAGCCCGGCCTCCGCTCCTGGTTGCGCACCCGGCTGGCCGAGCCGGCGACGTGGCGCGAGCTGGCCTTCACCCTCATCTTCACCACCGCGTTGTGCTGGCTGGACCTGCTGGTCCTGGGGTTCGCGTTCGCGGTGCCGGTGATCCTGATCCAGGCCGTGCTGCAGGACCCGGCCGTGTGGCCGTGGGCGATCCCCGGCGGGCTGCTCCTGTCCGCCTGGCCGTACACCGTCACCTCGTGGGCCGGTGCCCGCGCCGCGCTCACCCGGATCATCCTGGCGCCCCGCGACCGGGAGCTCGGCGAGCGGCTCACCGAGGTGAGCCGGTCCCGGGCGCGGCTGGTCGGCGCGTTCGAGGCGGAACGGGCCCGCATCGAGCGCGACCTGCACGACGGCGCCCAGCAGCGGCTCGTGTCGCTCAGCATGCGGCTCGGGTTGATGCGGCTGGACACCGACCCGGAGTCACCGCTGCACCAGCGGATCGGCGAGGCGCAGGAGCAGCTCGCCACCGCCCTGGCCGAGCTGCGCGACCTGGTACGCGGGCTGAACCCGCAGGTGCTCGCGGACAACGGCCTGGTCGCCGCGATCGAGGAGAACACCAGCCGGTTCGCCATCCCGGTGACCGTCGACGTGCGGTTGCCCGGCCGGCTGCCGCAACCCGTCGAGCTGGCCGCGTACTACGTGGTCACCGAGACGATGACCAACATCGCCAAGCACAGCGGCGCGACCACCGCCCGGATCACCGGCCGGCACCACGCCGACGTGCTCACCCTGGAGATCACCGACAACGGCACCGGCGGCGCCGATCAGGGCGCCGGCACCGGCATGACCGGTCTCGCCGACCGGATCGGCGTCCTCGACGGCCGCATGCGGGTCTCCAGCCCACCCGGTGGCCCCACCCTGATCCACGTGGAGATCCCGTGCCCCTTCGGATAG